One Ficedula albicollis isolate OC2 chromosome Z, FicAlb1.5, whole genome shotgun sequence DNA window includes the following coding sequences:
- the B4GALT1 gene encoding beta-1,4-galactosyltransferase 1 encodes MEYMLSTRTNKKGTLLWQVWLNKPDSAEDGEEEFNRAKLLNIGFAEALKEYDYDCFVFSDVDLIPMDDRNTYKCYSQPRHLSVSMDKFGFRLPYNQYFGGVSALSKEQFTKINGFPNNYWGWGGEDDDIYNRLVFKGMGISRPDAVIGKCRMIRHSRDRKNEPNPERFDRIAHTRETMNSDGLNTLSYKVLRTDKYPLYTKITVDIGSPNS; translated from the exons gACTAATAAAAAAGGAACCCTCCTTTGGCAGGTCTGGCTGAACAAACCAGATTCAGCTGAG gaTGGAGAAGAAGAATTTAACCGTGCTAAACTGCTGAATATTGGATTTGCAGAGGCCTTGAAGGAGTATGACTATGATTGCTTTGTGTTTAGTGATGTAGACCTCATTCCGATGGATGACAGGAACACCTACAAATGTTACAGCCAGCCACGACACCTCTCTGTATCCATGGATAAATTTGGATTTCG gTTGCCTTACAATCAGTATTTTGGAGGCGTGTCTGCCCTGAGCAAAGAGCAGTTCACAAAGATCAATGGGTTCCCAAACAACTACTGGGGCTGGGGTGGTGAAGATGATGACATTTACAAcag GCTGGTGTTTAAAGGCATGGGGATATCCCGTCCGGATGCGGTCATTGGGAAGTGCAGAATGATCCGGCATTCCCGGGACAGGAAGAACGAACCCAACCCTGAGAG GTTTGACCGAATTGCTCACACACGGGAGACAATGAATTCTGATGGCTTAAATACACTATCCTACAAGGTGTTAAGAACTGACAAGTACCCTCTGTATACAAAGATCACAGTGGATATTGGCTCCCCCAATAGCTAA